TCAATGATTCCAATAACTTATCTGCCCTACCTTAGGAGAAACGGTCAGTATCCGGTGCCTTCGCATTTGTTGGAAAGACTCGCTTTTTCGAAATGGCCTGGGCGGCTCACTTGAGATGTGTGCATACGATAGCCCCTTGACGGGGGAGGGATACGAAGCCTTTCCGGCCCTGGCCGGCTTACGCGGAGCTGGGTGGGGGTGTAATGGCACCGCCGCATGGATTGCCCCCCGGGCATCGCCCCCCGGGTCGTGCCGAAGGCAGGCCCGAGGATGAACTCCGCCACGACAGGGACCAAGAAAGCCGCGTCTCGAAGGATGGGGCCAGGGCGTTGCACTTCGTTTGTGAACGCAGGCGCCCAGCCCGGCGCAAGGTCAGATTTCCTCCGGACGGACCGGATAGACGGTCGAGCAGAAGCGGCAGGTGACGACGATTTCGCCGCTCTCCTCCTCCACCATGTCGGCGCGCTCTTCGGCCGAAAAACGGCGCAGCATCTCGACGATGCGCCGACGCGAGCAACCGCAGGACTCGCGCAAGGTCCGCGCCCTGAAGACCCGCACGCCGCGCTCGTGGAACAGGCGCAAGAGCAGCCGCTCCGGCTCGAGCGTCGGGTCGGTCAGCTCGTGCGCTTCCACCGTCTCGGTGAGCGCGCGCGCCTCCGTCCAGGCGTCGGGCTCGGTTTCGGGCGCCGCCGCCAGGCCTTCCGGCGCGTCTCCCGGCGGAAGATCGCGCGGAGGCCTCCGCTCGCCCTTGGGCAGGTGCTGGATCAAAATGCCGCCGGCGCGCCAGGCCCGGCCCGGGGTCTCGCCGTTGGCGGCCGGCGTCACGCTCTCGGCGACGGCGAGCCGCACCAGGGTCGGGATCTGCTCCGACTGGCGGAAGTAAAGGTCGGCGGCGTCGGCCAGGCTCGCCCCTTCGAGCGGCACGATGCCCTGATAGCGCGAGGTGTCCTGGCCCTGGTCGATGGTCATCGCCAGGTGCCCGGCGCCGAGGAGATCGGCCGGACCCGCGCCCGTCTGTTCCGCAACAAGCACCCTGTCGGCGTCGAAGCTCGCCCAGGCGCGGATGCTGTCGGGCGTGTCGAAGTCGACGACCATCAGCGACACCGGACCGTCGCTCTGGGTCTGCAGAATGAAGCGGCCCTCGAATTTGAGCGAGGCGCCGAGCAGCACGGCGAGCGCGATCGCCTCCCCGAGCAGGCGCGAGACCGGCGGCGGATAGGCGTGGCGCGACAGGATGGCGTCGGCGGCGGGCCCGAGGCGGACGATGCGCCCGCGCACGTCGAGACCCTCCGCCTCGAAGGGCATGACGAGATCGTCGCGCGCGCCGGCGCGCTTGTGTCCATGTTGGTGTACGGTCATTGTTTAAGCGTTGCTACTCGTCCCCGCCGAGGCACCATGCAAGGATCGCCTTTTGCACGTGCAGCCGGTTTTCCGCCTCATCCCAGACCACCGAGCGCGGACCGTCAATGACCGCGTCGGTGACCTCGTCGCCGCGATGGGCCGGCAGGCAATGCATGAATATGGCGTCAGGCGCGGCCTTTTCCAGAAGCGCCTCGGTGACCTGGTAGGGCATGAAGTCGCGCCGGCGTTCTTTGCCGTCATTGTCGCTCATCGACACCCAGGTATCGGTGATGACGCAGTCGGCCCCGGCGACCGCTTTGGCCGGGTCTTCGAAGAGGTGGATGTCGGCGCCCGTCTTGCGCGCGCAATCCAGCGTCTCCGGGTCGGGCGCGAAGCCGGCGGGCGAGGCGATGCGCATGCGCACGTCGAACAGGCCCGCCGCGTGCAGCCACGAGCGGGCGACATTGTTGCCGTCGCCGACCCAGGCGACGATCGAGCCTTCGATCGCGCCGCGGTGCTCCTCGAAGGTCATGATGTCGGCCATGACCTGACAGGGATGCGACCGGTCGGTGAGGCCGTTGATGACCGGCACTTCGGAAAAGCGGGCAAGCTCCTGCAGATGGTCGTGATGGCCGGTGCGCAGCAGGATGACGTCGGCGTAGCGCGACAGAACGCGGGCGGTGTCGGCGATGGTCTCGCCGCGGCCGAGCTGCAATTCGTCGTGGGAGAGCGTCAGCGTCTGGCCGCCGAGCTGGCGCATGGCCAGATCGAAGGAGACGCGAGTCCGCGTTGACGGCTTCTCGAAGATCATGGTGAGCGCAAGCCCGGCAAGCAGCCGCGACTGGGCCTCGCGCCGGCCGGCCTTCCAGTCGACCTTCATGCGGGCCGCGTGGTTCAGGATGCCGCGCAGGGTCGCCGCGTCGTGATCGCTGATATCGAGGAAGTGCTGCGGCGGCATGTTCGCCTCCGTCTCCTCATGGATGCGCGGCCGGCGCCTGGACCTGCGGCGCCAATGCCGCGCAGGCCGCCGCGATCTTGCCCGCGGCCTCGTCGATCTCGGCGTCGGAGACGATGAGCGGCGGCAACAGCCGCACCACATTGTCACCGGCGGCCACCGTCAGCATGTTCTCGGCCAACAGCGCCTTGACCAGGTCGCCATTGGGAACGGCGCATTTCAGGCCCAGCATCAGGCCGGTCCCGCGCACCTCCTCGATGACGCCGCCGGCCTCGTCCTCGAGCCGGGCGAGCTTCTGGCACAACCGGGCCGAAGCCTGGTCGACCCGGTTGAGGAAGGCGGGCTTGGCGATGATCTCGAGCGCCGCATTGCCGACCGCCATGGCGAGCGGATTTCCGCCATAGGTGGAGCCGTGCGAGCCGACCGTCATGCCCGCGGCTGCGTCATTGGTTGCCAGGCACGCGCCGAGCGGAAAGCCGCCGCCGATCGCCTTGGCGATGGCCATGATGTCGGGAGTGATGCCCTCCCATTCGTGCGCGAACAGGCGCCCGGTGCGGCCCATGCCGCACTGGATCTCGTCGAGCGCCAGGATGAGCCCATGCTCGTCGGCGAGCGCCCGCAGCGCCTTCAGGAAGCCCACTGGCGCCGTGCGGATGCCGCCTTCGCCCTGGATCGGCTCGATCAGGAAGCCCGCGGTCTCCTCGGTGATCGCCTTCTTCGCCGCGGCAAGATCGCCGAACGGCACTTGGTCGAAGCCGGGCATGGGCGGGCCGAAGCCGTCGAGATGCTTGGCTTGGCCGCCGGCGGCGATGGTCGCCAGCGTGCGGCCGTGAAACGCGCCCTCGAAGGTGATCAGCCGATAGCGCTCCGGCGCGCCCTTGGCGGCGAAGTGCTTGCGCGTCATCTTGATCGCGCATTCGACCGCCTCGGCCCCGGAATTGGTAAAAAAGACGAGGTCGGCGAAGGTCAGCGCCGAGAGCCGCGCGGCAAGCCGCTCCTGGCCGGGGATGCGGAACAGGTTCGAGACATGCCACAGCTTGCCGGCCTGCTCGGTCAGCGCTGCGACCAGGCGCGGATGGGCATGGCCGAGCGCGTTGACCGCGATGCCGGCTGAAAAATCGAGATAGCGCTCGCCGGAGGCCGTATAGAGCGTGCATCCCTCGCCGCGCTCGAAGGCGAGATCCGCGCGCGCATAGGTCGGCAGAATATGGGACTGCATGGCGTTTTCCCGCCCCTGAGAACAGCAATTCGACAAGAAGCCAAAACGCCGCCGGTCGTCCGGCGGCGCAGTGTTGCGGATTATCGAACCCAATGCGGAGTGTGTCAATGTACAGGCGAAATCGGCGCGCCGTCCTTGCCGCATGGCGTTTGATTGGGGAAAACCGGGCAAACCGCTAGGGCTCCCCTTGCGGAGGAGTCCGGGCTTATTGTAATCTGTATATCGTCCGTTACGAGATCTCGTAGGTACGAGGTCGCGACACCCCTAGTTCATGTGTTCCCTTTTCCGCGTGCCGGGCTGCGGCCTGGCGCAAGGCTCCGGGATTCTACCTGCGGCGGAATACTAAACTGGAGAGCGGCCATGGGCTGGACGGAAGAACGGGTCGAATTGCTGAAGAAACTGTGGGCCGAGGGGTTGAGTGCAAGTCAGGTCGCGGCCGAGCTCGGAAACGTGACGCGTAACGCGGTTATCGGAAAGGTCCACCGGCTGGGGCTGTCGGGGCGGGCGAAACCGACCCGGGGAGCGGCCGCGCGGCCGCGGCGGATGCGCAGCATGCGCCCGCAGCGCGACGGCGAGCCGGGGTTTGCGACCATCGGCAACACCGCGCTCAAGGCCGAGAGCGTTCTGCTCGCGCGGACGCGGCCGAAGCCGGAGCCGGCTCCAATCGCCGAACTGGTCATTCCCAAGGAGCAGCGCAAGACCATCCTGCAGCTGACCGAATATACCTGCAAATGGCCGATCGGCGATCCCGGCGACGAGGAGTTCCATTTCTGCGGCCGGAACTCGGAGATCGGCGGCCCCTATTGCGATTATCACGCGCGCATCGCCTATCAGCCGCTGCAGGACCGCCGGCGGGAGCGTCGGGCGCAGCGCGCAGCGACCGGCGGCCGCTAGCAACCCGGCTTCAGAACTTCTCGTCGAAGGAATAGCCGGTGCCGCGCACGGTGCGGATCGGGTCCTTAGCCCCGCCGCGCCTGAGCGCCCGGCGCAGCCGGCCGATATGCACGTCGACGGTACGATCCTCGACATAGACGTCCTGGCCCCACACGCTGTCGAGGAGCTGGGCGCGCGAATAGACCCGGCCGCGGTTCTGCATCAGGAACTCCATCAACCGGTATTCCGTCGGCGCCAGGGGGATCTCGCGCCCGGAACGGCGCACCCTGTGGGCGGCGCGGTCGAGTTCTATGTCGCCGGCGCGCAGCGTCTCGGCGACGAGATCGGGACGGGCCCGGCGCAACAGGGCGCGCACGCGGGCCAACAGCTCGGGAACCGAGAATGGCTTGACCACATAGTCGTCGGCGCCGGTGATGAGGCCGCGGACGCGTTCGGTCTCCTCGCCGCGCGCGGTCAGCATGATCACCGGCACCTGGCGCGTCTGGGCGCGGCTGCGCAGCCGCCGGCACAGCTCGATGCCGGAGATCCCCGGCAACATCCAGTCGAGCAGGATCAGGTCCGGCGCCTTTTCCTGGATCAGCGTCTCGGCCTCGTCGCCGCCCGCCGCGGCCGCGACCTCGTAGCCTTCCGCCTCCAGATTGTAGCGCAGCAGGACCCGGAGCGGCTCTTCGTCCTCGACGATCAGGATTTGCGGCGTCACCGCGCGATCACTCCTCCGAAACGGGGTAGGGAACGGCGGTGGTGCTGGTCTCGTCGCCCTTCGGCCGCTGATCGGTCAGCGCCTCCCCATGCACCAGATAATAGACCATCTCGGCGATGTTGGTGGTGTGGTCGCCGATGCGCTCGATGTTCTTGGCCGCGAACAGGAGGTGGGTGCAGGCGGTGATGTTGCGCGGGTCTTCCATCATGTAGGTGAGCAGCTCGCGGAACAGCGAGGTGTACATGGAGTCGACCTCCTCGTCGCGCCGCCACACCGCGAGGGCCTTTTCGGCGTCGCGCTGGGAATAGGAATCGAGAACATTCTTCAACTGTTCCATGGCCATGCGGCTCATATGTTCGACACCGTGGATCAGGCGCTTGGGCTGGACCTCGGTCCCGATTGCCAGCACCCGCTTGGCGACGTTCTTGGCCAGATCGCCGATGCGCTCGAGCTCGGCCGAAACTCGGATCGCGGCCATGATTTCGCGCAGATCGAGGGCCATGGGCTGGCGGCGAACGATCATCAGGATCGCCTGTTCCTCGATCGCCTGCTCGAAGGTGTCGGCGGTCTTGTCGTCTGAGATCACCTTTTGCGCCAGCTCCGCGTCGCGCCGCTTGAGGGCGTCGACGGCCTCGGCGAGCTGGCCCTCGACGATGCCGCCCATCTGCGCGATCTTTTCGCCGAGAGACACGAGCTCTTCCTCGAAGGCGCGGACGATATGTTCGGTCATGGTCAATTTCCTCAAGTCACGCTCAGCCGAAGCGGCCGGTGATGTAGTCCTGGGTGTGCTTGTCGGCCGGCTTAGTGAAAATGGTCGAGGTATCGTCGAATTCAATGAGCTCGCCCAGATACATGAAGGCGGTGAAATCGGAGGTGCGCGCCGCCTGTTGCATATTGTGGGTAACGATGGCGATGGTGTAATCGCCTTTCAGCTCGTCGATCAGCTCCTCGATCTTCGCGGTCGAGATCGGATCGAGCGCGGAGGCCGGCTCGTCGAGCAGGATCACCTCGGGCTCCACCGCGATGGTGCGGGCGATGCACAGGCGCTGCTGCTGACCGCCCGACAGGCTCAGGCCGTTGGCGCCGAGCTTGTCCTTGACCTCGTCCCATAGCGCCGCGCGCCGCAAGGCCCCCTCGACGCGCGCGTCAAGCTCTGACCGTGACAAGCGATGGTAGAGGCGGATACCGAAAGCGATGTTCTCGTAGATCGTCATCGGGAACGGCGTCGGCTTCTGGAACACCATTCCGATCTTCGCCCGGAGCAGGTTGAGGTCGTGTCCCGGAGCCAGAATGTTCTCGCCGTCGAGCAGCACCTCGCCCTCGGCGCGCTGGTTGGGATACAGATCGTAGATGCGGTTGAGCACGCGCAGAAGGGTCGACTTTCCGCAACCGGACGGCCCGATGATGGCGGTCACCCGGTGTTCGTAGAGGTCCAGATTGTTGTCCTTCAGGGCCAGAAAATCGCCGTAATAAAAGTTGAGATGGCGTATGGAGATCTTTTCGCGCAGCGACGCCCGTGACGCCGTCGCATCGTTGTTCTTGACGGCAATCCGCAAGTCCATGGTCATTCCGGCGTCCTTGTCGCGGTGAGGGCCCGCGCCAAGACGCTTAAGCCCAGCACCGCAAAGGTAATGATCAGGGCGCCCGTCCAGGCGAGCTGCTGCCAATCATCATAGGGGCTGAGCGCGAACTGGAAAATGACCACGGGGAGGCTGGCCATCGGCGCGTTCAGGTTGGTGCTGAAAAACTGGTTGTTGAGCGCAGTGAAGAGCAGCGGGGCGGTCTCGCCGCTGATGCGGGCGATCGCCAGCAGCACTCCGGTCGTTATACCGGCGCGGGCCGCCCGATAGGCCACATTTCGGATCACCAGCCAGCGCGGCGTGCCCAGGGCGACGGCTGCTTCGCGCAGCGTGTCCGGCACCAGAAGGAGCATGTCCTCGGTGGTGCGCACCACGACGGGCAGGACGATGATGGCGAGCGCCACCGAACCGGCCCATCCGGAGAAGTGCCCCATCCGGGCGACCATGACCTCATAGACGAACAGGCCGACGACGATCGACGGTGCGCTCAAGAGAATGTCGTTGATGAAGCGGACCACGATCGTCAGCTTCGAGTAGCGTCCAAATTCGGCCATGTAGGTGCCGGCCAGTATGCCGAGCGGCGTCCCGAACACGACCGCCAGGCCGGTCAGGATCAAGCTGCCGATGATCGGATTGAGAAGGCCGCCGGCGCTGCCCGGCGGCGGCGTCATCTCGGTGAACACCGCGAGCGACAGTCCGCCCATCCCCTTCCACACCAGCACAGAGAGGATCAGCACCAGCCAACCGAGGCCGAAGGTGGCGGCGGCCATTGAAAGGCTGGTGGCAACGGCGTCACGGCGCCGGCGACGCGCATAGATCCGTCTTGGCGTGGCGGGCTGCATTAAGCGCCGACCTTGCGCTCGAGCTGCAGCAGCATCAGCCGGGCGGCGGCGAGCACGATGAAGGTGATGAAGAACAGGATCAGTCCGAGCGCGATCAGCGACGAGGTGTAAAGATCGCCGACCGCTTCGGTGAATTCGTTGGCGATACTGGCCGAGATCGTCGTCCCGGGCGCCAGGATCGAGGTCGAGATGCGATGCGCATTGCCGATGACGAAGGTCACCGCCATGGTCTCGCCGAGGGCGCGGCCAAGGCCGAGCATGACAGCGCCGATCATGCCGACTCTCGTGTAGGGGATGACGACGCGGCGGATCACTTCCCAGCGGGTGCAGCCGATGGCGTAGGCGGCCTCCTTGAGCACGCTCGGCACCGTCTCGAAGACATCGCGCGTAATCGCGGTGATGAACGGCAGCACCATGATTGCCAGGATCAAACCGGCGGTCAGGATGCCGATGCCGTAAGGCGGCCCGGCAAAGAGCTGCGACAGTACCGGCACGCCGGCGAACGTGTCGATCAGTGCCGGCTGGACATAGACCTGCAGCACCGGCGCTAATACGAACAGGCCCCAGATGCCGTAGATGATGCTCGGGATGCCGGCAAGCAGCTCGATGGCGGTGCCGATCGGCCGGCGCAGGTACACGGGGCAGATCTCGGTCAGGAAGATGGCGATACCGATGCTGATCGGAACGCCTACAAGCATGGCGATCGCCGAGGTTGCGACCGTGCCGTAGATCGGCGCCAGCGCGCCGAACTTCTCGGTGACGGGGTTCCAGCTCTGGGTGACGAAGAAATCAAGCCCGAACGTCTTCAGTGCTAACCACGAACCGTCGACAAGCGCGAGGATGACGCCGGCAAGGACGGCAAGAACGGCGATGGCGCAGATCTCCGTCACCAGGCGGAATGTCCGGTCACCGATATTGAAGCGGCGCAGGGTGCGGGCGCGACGGCGTTGCTCGTCGGCAAGCGATGGCCTGGCATCGATCAGCGCGTCACTCATGCTCGCCCCCGCTCTCACGGCAAGCGCCCTGACGGGCGCTTTTCTTGTGCAAGGGCGGCGAAGTATCGCCGCCCTTGGCAATTATGCTCACTCACTGACACTGACGCCACAAACACGGACTGACACTGACGTTACATTGCGAAAATCGGCTTACCGCTCGCGTCCTTGATCTCTGCGGCCCACATCCGCTCGATGTCATCGACCACCTTGGCGGGCATCGGCACGTAGTCGAGCTCCTCGGCCATCTTGCCGCCGTTCTTGTAGGCCCAGGCGAAGAACTTAAGGGCCTCGGCCGTGGCTGCGGGATCTGCCGGCTGCTTGTAGATGAGGATCCAGGTCGCAGCCGTCATCGGCCACGACTGGTCGCCAGGCTGATTGGCCAGGATGACACCATAGCCGGGCTGCGAGTTCCAGTCGGCATTGGCGGCGGCGGCCTGGAAGGCCTCGGAGGTCGGGGTGACCGTCTTGCCGGCCTTGTTGACCATCTGGGTGTAGGTCAGCTTGTTCTGCAGGGCATAGGCATACTCGACATAGCCGATCGAGCCCTTGGTGTTGGCGACGTTGTTGGCCACACCCTCGTTACCCTTGGCGCCAATGCCTGTCGGCCATTCAACCGACGTGGCAACGCCCACGTTCGACTTCCACGGCGGGCTGACGTCGGAAAGATAGTAGACGAAGTTGAAAGTCGTGCCCGAGCCGTCGGAGCGATGCACGACGGCGATGGCGCTCGACGGCAGGTTCACATTCGGGTTGAGCTTCTTGATCGCCGGATCGTCCCAGCTCTTGATGTCGCCGAGGAAGATCCTGGCGAGGGTGGGTCCGTCGAGCACGAGCTCTCCGGCCTTGATGCCTTCGAGATTCACGACCGGAACAATGCCGCCCATGACCATCGGGAACTGGGCGAGGCCGCCCGCCTCCAGATCGTCGCCCTTGAGCGGCGCATCGCTGGCGCCGAAGGTAACGGTCTTGGCCTTGATCTGCTTGATGCCGCCGCCGGAACCGATCGACTGGTAGTTGAGGCCGTTGCCGGTCTCTTTCTTGTAGGCGTCCGCCCACTTGGCATAGATCGGATAGGGGAATGTCGCGCCGGCGCCCGAAATATCGGCCGCCTGGACGCTGCTGACGCTGATCGCAGCCGCAAACAGGGCGACGACCGGGAGTTGGAGGAACTTCATTTGCGCTCTCCCTTATTGGAGCATGACGGAAGTCGGGTTCAAAAGCCCGACATCGGGGCAATCCGGCCCCGATGGGCGAGCGGTAAATGCGGACCATAAACGCATTATGTCAGTTTTGTGACAGTTCGATGACGGTTGCGGATAGAACGAGCGCCCTATCCGGCAGCCGGCTTGTCGCGGCCACCTGCATTGTCGGCAAGGTTGAGGCGGACCGTGAAGGTGGCGCCCTCCCCGGGCACCGACGCGATCTGCATGCTCCCGCGATGGCGGTTCAGGATGTGCTTGACGATGGCGAGCCCCAGGCCGGTGCCGCCCTTCTCGCGGCTCGAGGCGACGTCGACCCGATAGAAGCGCTCGGTCAGGCGCGGCAGGTGTTCGGCCGCGATCCCGGGCCCGTAGTCGCGCACGCTGACGGCGACCTCGCCCTTGCCGGCGCCGACCGCCGGATCCAACGTGACCTCGATCCGGTCGCCTTCCGCGCCATATTTGATCGCGTTTTCTATCAGGTTCTGGAACACCTGAGTGAGTTCCTCGCGTTCGCCCACCACCAGAACCGGCGCGTCCGGCCGGCTGAGCTCGATCTTGACCCCGGCCGCCGCCGCAAGCGGGGTCAGGCTGTCGGCGACGCTGGCGACGACGGCGGCAAGGTCGGTCTGCGCCGAGGGGCGAATATGGGCGTTGAGTTCGATCCGGCTCAAGGACAGGAGGTCGTCGACCAGGCGCGACATGCGTTGCGCCTGGGCGCGCATGATGTCGAGAAACCGCGCGCGCGCCTTCGGATCGTCGCGGGCCGAGCCTTGCAGCGTCTCGATGAACCCCGCCAGCGAGGCGAGCGGCGTGCGCAGCTCGTGGCTGGCATTGGCGATGAAATCCACCCGCATGCGCTCGACCCGCTGCTGCTTGGTGAGGTCGTGGAGCAGGAGAAGGAATGCCGCTCCTGGCCGCTCGGCGCCATGAATCGGTGCGATATGCGCCTCGAACCAGCGGTCGATCGGAACGCGCTCGAAATAATCGACGCGGACCGCATCGCCGCCCTGCTGGGCCTGGCGCAACGCAGCGGCGATCTCGGGCGCCCGCAACACGGCGGAGACGGGCCGGCCGGCAACGATCCGGCCGAACAGTTCCGATGCCGCCGCATTGTGATTGAGGATGCGGCCGTCGGCGGAGAGCAGCAGGCAGGGGTCGGGAATGACCGAGATCAGGGCGGGCGCCATCGGCGCGGTTGGGGCAGGGCGAGCCATATCGAAGGAAGCAGAACTTTTCTCAGGCAGTTCAGGCACGCGCGCCGGCGCGACCAGGGCCGCGATGACCACCAGCACCCAGCCGGCCGCGGCGGCCGAAACCGGCACGGCGCCGGAAAGAGCGGCCAAAAGCGCCACCAGGCTTGCCGCCGCGATCACCCATTTCTGCCGCGCCGCGGCGGCGATGAGCGCGTCGAGCCCGGCCAGAAACGGCCCGGTCTCGCCCTGTTTCGCCTTAGGTGGCGGCGCGGTTTCCTTGGTTTCGCGCTCGGCCATGCTGCGTCTTTCCCGCAAGTTTCCGGTTCTGTCCGGGACATTCTATACAAGCTACTTGACTCGCGCGCGACGGGCATGCCGAGATGGCGCGACTTTCGCCATGTAGCTTCAAAAACGTCAGGGAGGACGGTTCGAAATGAACAAGACACTCATCACGACTCTCGCCTTTACGGC
This is a stretch of genomic DNA from Hyphomicrobiales bacterium. It encodes these proteins:
- a CDS encoding Hsp33 family molecular chaperone; this translates as MTVHQHGHKRAGARDDLVMPFEAEGLDVRGRIVRLGPAADAILSRHAYPPPVSRLLGEAIALAVLLGASLKFEGRFILQTQSDGPVSLMVVDFDTPDSIRAWASFDADRVLVAEQTGAGPADLLGAGHLAMTIDQGQDTSRYQGIVPLEGASLADAADLYFRQSEQIPTLVRLAVAESVTPAANGETPGRAWRAGGILIQHLPKGERRPPRDLPPGDAPEGLAAAPETEPDAWTEARALTETVEAHELTDPTLEPERLLLRLFHERGVRVFRARTLRESCGCSRRRIVEMLRRFSAEERADMVEEESGEIVVTCRFCSTVYPVRPEEI
- the argF gene encoding ornithine carbamoyltransferase; the protein is MPPQHFLDISDHDAATLRGILNHAARMKVDWKAGRREAQSRLLAGLALTMIFEKPSTRTRVSFDLAMRQLGGQTLTLSHDELQLGRGETIADTARVLSRYADVILLRTGHHDHLQELARFSEVPVINGLTDRSHPCQVMADIMTFEEHRGAIEGSIVAWVGDGNNVARSWLHAAGLFDVRMRIASPAGFAPDPETLDCARKTGADIHLFEDPAKAVAGADCVITDTWVSMSDNDGKERRRDFMPYQVTEALLEKAAPDAIFMHCLPAHRGDEVTDAVIDGPRSVVWDEAENRLHVQKAILAWCLGGDE
- a CDS encoding aspartate aminotransferase family protein, giving the protein MQSHILPTYARADLAFERGEGCTLYTASGERYLDFSAGIAVNALGHAHPRLVAALTEQAGKLWHVSNLFRIPGQERLAARLSALTFADLVFFTNSGAEAVECAIKMTRKHFAAKGAPERYRLITFEGAFHGRTLATIAAGGQAKHLDGFGPPMPGFDQVPFGDLAAAKKAITEETAGFLIEPIQGEGGIRTAPVGFLKALRALADEHGLILALDEIQCGMGRTGRLFAHEWEGITPDIMAIAKAIGGGFPLGACLATNDAAAGMTVGSHGSTYGGNPLAMAVGNAALEIIAKPAFLNRVDQASARLCQKLARLEDEAGGVIEEVRGTGLMLGLKCAVPNGDLVKALLAENMLTVAAGDNVVRLLPPLIVSDAEIDEAAGKIAAACAALAPQVQAPAAHP
- a CDS encoding GcrA family cell cycle regulator yields the protein MGWTEERVELLKKLWAEGLSASQVAAELGNVTRNAVIGKVHRLGLSGRAKPTRGAAARPRRMRSMRPQRDGEPGFATIGNTALKAESVLLARTRPKPEPAPIAELVIPKEQRKTILQLTEYTCKWPIGDPGDEEFHFCGRNSEIGGPYCDYHARIAYQPLQDRRRERRAQRAATGGR
- the phoB gene encoding phosphate regulon transcriptional regulator PhoB; translation: MTPQILIVEDEEPLRVLLRYNLEAEGYEVAAAAGGDEAETLIQEKAPDLILLDWMLPGISGIELCRRLRSRAQTRQVPVIMLTARGEETERVRGLITGADDYVVKPFSVPELLARVRALLRRARPDLVAETLRAGDIELDRAAHRVRRSGREIPLAPTEYRLMEFLMQNRGRVYSRAQLLDSVWGQDVYVEDRTVDVHIGRLRRALRRGGAKDPIRTVRGTGYSFDEKF
- the phoU gene encoding phosphate signaling complex protein PhoU codes for the protein MTEHIVRAFEEELVSLGEKIAQMGGIVEGQLAEAVDALKRRDAELAQKVISDDKTADTFEQAIEEQAILMIVRRQPMALDLREIMAAIRVSAELERIGDLAKNVAKRVLAIGTEVQPKRLIHGVEHMSRMAMEQLKNVLDSYSQRDAEKALAVWRRDEEVDSMYTSLFRELLTYMMEDPRNITACTHLLFAAKNIERIGDHTTNIAEMVYYLVHGEALTDQRPKGDETSTTAVPYPVSEE
- the pstB gene encoding phosphate ABC transporter ATP-binding protein PstB codes for the protein MDLRIAVKNNDATASRASLREKISIRHLNFYYGDFLALKDNNLDLYEHRVTAIIGPSGCGKSTLLRVLNRIYDLYPNQRAEGEVLLDGENILAPGHDLNLLRAKIGMVFQKPTPFPMTIYENIAFGIRLYHRLSRSELDARVEGALRRAALWDEVKDKLGANGLSLSGGQQQRLCIARTIAVEPEVILLDEPASALDPISTAKIEELIDELKGDYTIAIVTHNMQQAARTSDFTAFMYLGELIEFDDTSTIFTKPADKHTQDYITGRFG
- the pstA gene encoding phosphate ABC transporter permease PstA, producing MQPATPRRIYARRRRRDAVATSLSMAAATFGLGWLVLILSVLVWKGMGGLSLAVFTEMTPPPGSAGGLLNPIIGSLILTGLAVVFGTPLGILAGTYMAEFGRYSKLTIVVRFINDILLSAPSIVVGLFVYEVMVARMGHFSGWAGSVALAIIVLPVVVRTTEDMLLLVPDTLREAAVALGTPRWLVIRNVAYRAARAGITTGVLLAIARISGETAPLLFTALNNQFFSTNLNAPMASLPVVIFQFALSPYDDWQQLAWTGALIITFAVLGLSVLARALTATRTPE
- the pstC gene encoding phosphate ABC transporter permease subunit PstC, with the protein product MSDALIDARPSLADEQRRRARTLRRFNIGDRTFRLVTEICAIAVLAVLAGVILALVDGSWLALKTFGLDFFVTQSWNPVTEKFGALAPIYGTVATSAIAMLVGVPISIGIAIFLTEICPVYLRRPIGTAIELLAGIPSIIYGIWGLFVLAPVLQVYVQPALIDTFAGVPVLSQLFAGPPYGIGILTAGLILAIMVLPFITAITRDVFETVPSVLKEAAYAIGCTRWEVIRRVVIPYTRVGMIGAVMLGLGRALGETMAVTFVIGNAHRISTSILAPGTTISASIANEFTEAVGDLYTSSLIALGLILFFITFIVLAAARLMLLQLERKVGA
- the pstS gene encoding phosphate ABC transporter substrate-binding protein PstS — protein: MKFLQLPVVALFAAAISVSSVQAADISGAGATFPYPIYAKWADAYKKETGNGLNYQSIGSGGGIKQIKAKTVTFGASDAPLKGDDLEAGGLAQFPMVMGGIVPVVNLEGIKAGELVLDGPTLARIFLGDIKSWDDPAIKKLNPNVNLPSSAIAVVHRSDGSGTTFNFVYYLSDVSPPWKSNVGVATSVEWPTGIGAKGNEGVANNVANTKGSIGYVEYAYALQNKLTYTQMVNKAGKTVTPTSEAFQAAAANADWNSQPGYGVILANQPGDQSWPMTAATWILIYKQPADPAATAEALKFFAWAYKNGGKMAEELDYVPMPAKVVDDIERMWAAEIKDASGKPIFAM
- the phoR gene encoding phosphate regulon sensor histidine kinase PhoR, whose product is MAERETKETAPPPKAKQGETGPFLAGLDALIAAAARQKWVIAAASLVALLAALSGAVPVSAAAAGWVLVVIAALVAPARVPELPEKSSASFDMARPAPTAPMAPALISVIPDPCLLLSADGRILNHNAAASELFGRIVAGRPVSAVLRAPEIAAALRQAQQGGDAVRVDYFERVPIDRWFEAHIAPIHGAERPGAAFLLLLHDLTKQQRVERMRVDFIANASHELRTPLASLAGFIETLQGSARDDPKARARFLDIMRAQAQRMSRLVDDLLSLSRIELNAHIRPSAQTDLAAVVASVADSLTPLAAAAGVKIELSRPDAPVLVVGEREELTQVFQNLIENAIKYGAEGDRIEVTLDPAVGAGKGEVAVSVRDYGPGIAAEHLPRLTERFYRVDVASSREKGGTGLGLAIVKHILNRHRGSMQIASVPGEGATFTVRLNLADNAGGRDKPAAG